From the Pseudomonas baltica genome, one window contains:
- a CDS encoding DUF721 domain-containing protein, with the protein MAFRPLPAKAPAALLREAKPLKALFSQAQRLGHLQRLLESQLQPAAREFCRVASWREGTLLLVVTDGHWATRLRYQQKRLQRDLTALEEFASLTRILFKVQPPTVQSAAAGHAIDLSVRSAENIQATAEGITNPGLRAALERLASHGKPKT; encoded by the coding sequence ATGGCCTTTCGCCCCCTCCCCGCCAAGGCTCCCGCCGCCTTGTTGCGCGAAGCCAAGCCGCTGAAGGCGCTGTTCAGCCAGGCCCAGCGTCTGGGTCATCTGCAACGATTGCTCGAGAGTCAGCTGCAACCTGCGGCGCGGGAATTCTGCCGCGTGGCGTCGTGGCGCGAAGGCACTTTGCTGCTGGTGGTCACCGACGGGCACTGGGCCACACGCCTGCGCTACCAGCAAAAACGCCTGCAGCGCGATCTCACGGCGCTGGAGGAATTCGCCAGCCTGACGCGCATCCTCTTCAAGGTGCAACCGCCCACGGTGCAGAGCGCAGCGGCCGGGCATGCGATCGATCTGTCGGTACGCTCGGCCGAGAATATCCAGGCCACTGCCGAGGGGATTACCAATCCTGGGTTGCGTGCGGCGCTGGAGCGATTGGCCAGTCATGGCAAGCCTAAAACTTGA
- a CDS encoding YajQ family cyclic di-GMP-binding protein, producing the protein MPSFDVVSELDKHEVTNAVDNAIKELDRRYDLKGKGSFAFKELTVTLTAEADFQLEAMIEILKLSLIKRKLDIKCLEIKDAYASGKEMKQEATLREGVDKELAKKIVAHIKDAKLKVQAAIQGEQVRVTGKKRDDLQEAIAALRAKEFDMPLQFNNFRD; encoded by the coding sequence ATGCCCTCGTTCGACGTCGTGTCCGAGTTGGACAAACACGAAGTAACCAACGCGGTCGACAACGCCATCAAGGAGCTCGACCGCCGCTACGACCTCAAAGGCAAAGGCAGTTTCGCGTTCAAGGAATTGACCGTGACCCTGACCGCCGAGGCCGACTTTCAGCTCGAGGCGATGATCGAGATCCTCAAGCTGTCGCTCATCAAGCGCAAGCTGGATATCAAGTGCCTCGAAATCAAAGACGCCTATGCGTCGGGCAAGGAAATGAAGCAGGAAGCGACGCTGCGCGAAGGTGTCGATAAAGAATTGGCGAAGAAGATCGTTGCCCATATCAAGGACGCCAAGTTGAAAGTCCAGGCCGCCATTCAGGGCGAGCAGGTACGGGTGACCGGCAAGAAGCGCGATGATCTGCAGGAAGCCATCGCGGCCCTGCGCGCCAAGGAGTTCGACATGCCGCTGCAGTTCAACAACTTCCGCGACTGA
- a CDS encoding putative 2-dehydropantoate 2-reductase, producing the protein MNTTWHVLGAGSLGSLWACRLARSGQAVRLILRNEGRLQAYQAAGGLTLIEQGVPHTFAIDAEGPEAQTPIKRLLVACKAYDAALAVAALKHRLNADSEVILLQNGLGSQDEVAAQLGHARCILASSTEGAFRHADWQVVFAGHGFTWLGDPLRPQPPDWLGALSASGIAHEWTADITTRLWRKLALNCAINPLTVLYDCRNGGLQSHHCEVASLCAELAHLLEHCGQPAAAQDLHSEVERVIHATAANFSSMHQDVSQRRRTEIHYLLGHACATAQRHGLVLAHLQQLQVRLVQHLNALGLPTE; encoded by the coding sequence ATGAACACCACCTGGCATGTACTGGGCGCCGGCAGCCTGGGCAGCCTCTGGGCCTGCCGCCTGGCGCGTAGCGGGCAGGCGGTGCGCTTGATTCTGCGCAACGAAGGCCGCCTGCAGGCTTACCAAGCGGCCGGCGGCCTGACGTTGATCGAACAGGGCGTTCCCCACACCTTTGCGATAGACGCCGAAGGCCCTGAAGCACAAACCCCGATCAAACGTCTGCTGGTGGCCTGCAAGGCCTACGACGCCGCCCTTGCGGTGGCCGCACTCAAGCATCGACTGAACGCCGACAGCGAGGTGATCCTGTTGCAGAACGGCCTCGGCAGCCAGGACGAGGTCGCCGCCCAACTCGGCCACGCGCGCTGCATCCTGGCTTCCAGTACCGAAGGCGCCTTTCGCCACGCAGACTGGCAGGTGGTGTTCGCCGGCCACGGTTTCACTTGGCTTGGCGACCCGCTGCGCCCGCAGCCGCCAGATTGGCTTGGCGCGTTGTCGGCGAGCGGCATCGCCCACGAGTGGACCGCCGATATCACCACCCGCCTGTGGCGCAAGCTGGCCCTCAACTGCGCGATCAACCCCCTGACGGTGCTGTACGACTGTCGCAATGGCGGGCTGCAAAGCCATCACTGCGAAGTGGCGAGCCTGTGCGCCGAGCTGGCGCACTTGCTCGAACACTGCGGCCAACCGGCAGCCGCTCAGGATTTGCACAGCGAGGTCGAGCGGGTGATTCACGCCACGGCGGCGAATTTCTCGTCGATGCATCAGGATGTGAGCCAGCGGCGCCGGACCGAGATCCACTACCTGCTGGGGCATGCCTGTGCGACGGCCCAGCGCCATGGTCTGGTACTGGCACATCTGCAACAACTGCAGGTGCGGTTGGTCCAACATTTGAACGCCCTTGGCCTGCCCACCGAATAA
- the secA gene encoding preprotein translocase subunit SecA, which yields MFAPLLKKLFGSKNEREVKRMLKTVAVVNAFEEQMVALSDEQLRAKTEEFKARLAKGETLDKLLPEAFAVCREAGKRIMGMRHFDVQLIGGMTLHEGMIAEMRTGEGKTLCATLAVYLNALSGKGVHVVTVNDYLARRDANWMRPLYEFLGLTVGVVTPFAPPDEKRIAYASDITYGTNNEFGFDYLRDNMAFSLEEKFQRELNFAVIDEVDSILIDEARTPLIISGQAEDSSRLYTEINRLIPRLEQHIEEVEGEVTKEGHFTVDEKSRQVELNEAGHQFIEEMLTQVGLLAEGESLYSAHNLGLLTHVYAGLRAHKLFNRNVEYIVQDGQILLVDEHTGRTMPGRRLSEGLHQAIEAKENLNIQAESQTLASTTFQNYFRLYNKLSGMTGTADTEAFEFHQIYSLNVMVIPPNRPLARKDFNDLVYLTADEKYAAIVTDIKESMALGRPVLVGTATIETSEHMSALLDKEGIEHKVLNAKFHEKEAEIIAQAGRPGALTIATNMAGRGTDILLGGNWEVEVASLENPTPEQIAQIKADWQKRHQQVLESGGLHVIASERHESRRIDNQLRGRAGRQGDTGSSRFYLSLEDSLMRIFASDRVKNFMKALGMQSGEAIEHRMVTNAIEKAQRKVEGRNFDIRKQLLEFDDVANEQRKVIYHMRNSLLAMVNIGETIADFRQEVLNNTIATHIPPQSLPEQWDVAGLEAALFTDFGVKLPVQQWLDDDAQLYEETLREKLLAELLLAYNEKEEQASADALRTFEKQILLRVLDDLWKDHLSTMDHLRHGIHLRGYAQKNPKQEYKRESFTLFQELLDSIKRDTIRVLSHVQVRREDPIEEEARLRQEAENLASRMQFQHAEAPGLDQPETLALEEPVDVALAVSEPVRNDQKLGRNELCWCGSGKKFKHCHGKID from the coding sequence ATGTTTGCGCCTTTGTTAAAGAAACTTTTTGGAAGCAAGAACGAGCGTGAAGTCAAACGCATGCTCAAGACGGTTGCTGTCGTCAATGCCTTCGAAGAGCAAATGGTGGCCCTCTCGGACGAGCAATTGCGCGCCAAGACCGAGGAGTTCAAGGCCCGCCTGGCAAAAGGTGAGACTCTCGATAAGCTGCTGCCTGAAGCCTTCGCCGTGTGCCGGGAGGCCGGCAAGCGCATCATGGGTATGCGCCACTTCGACGTTCAGCTGATCGGCGGCATGACGCTGCATGAAGGCATGATCGCCGAGATGCGTACCGGTGAGGGCAAGACCCTCTGCGCGACCCTGGCGGTATATCTCAACGCACTGTCCGGCAAAGGCGTGCACGTGGTCACGGTCAACGACTACCTGGCCCGTCGCGACGCCAACTGGATGCGTCCGCTGTACGAATTCCTCGGCCTCACCGTGGGCGTCGTCACGCCGTTCGCGCCGCCTGACGAAAAACGCATCGCCTACGCTTCGGACATCACCTACGGCACCAACAACGAATTCGGTTTCGACTACCTGCGCGACAACATGGCGTTCAGCCTGGAAGAGAAATTCCAGCGCGAACTCAATTTCGCCGTGATCGACGAAGTCGACTCCATCCTCATCGACGAAGCCCGTACGCCGCTGATCATCTCCGGCCAGGCCGAAGACAGCTCGCGCCTGTACACCGAGATCAACCGCCTGATCCCGCGTCTGGAACAGCACATCGAAGAAGTCGAAGGCGAAGTCACCAAAGAAGGGCACTTCACCGTCGACGAGAAGAGCCGTCAGGTCGAGCTCAACGAAGCCGGCCACCAGTTCATCGAGGAGATGCTCACCCAGGTCGGCTTGCTGGCCGAAGGCGAGAGCCTCTACTCGGCGCACAACCTGGGCCTCTTGACCCACGTGTATGCCGGTCTGCGCGCTCACAAGCTGTTCAATCGCAACGTCGAGTATATCGTCCAGGACGGCCAGATCCTGCTGGTCGACGAGCATACCGGCCGTACCATGCCGGGCCGTCGCCTGTCCGAAGGCCTGCACCAGGCCATCGAGGCCAAAGAGAACCTCAACATCCAGGCCGAAAGCCAGACCCTGGCGTCGACCACCTTCCAGAACTACTTCCGCCTCTACAACAAGCTGTCCGGCATGACCGGTACGGCTGACACCGAAGCGTTCGAGTTCCACCAGATCTATTCCCTCAATGTCATGGTCATCCCGCCCAACCGTCCGTTGGCGCGCAAGGATTTCAACGACTTGGTGTACCTGACCGCGGACGAGAAATACGCGGCCATCGTCACCGACATCAAGGAAAGCATGGCGTTGGGGCGACCGGTGCTGGTCGGTACGGCCACCATCGAAACCTCCGAGCATATGTCCGCCTTGCTCGACAAGGAAGGCATCGAGCACAAGGTGCTCAACGCCAAGTTCCACGAGAAGGAAGCCGAGATCATCGCCCAGGCGGGCCGTCCGGGCGCGCTGACCATCGCTACCAACATGGCTGGTCGCGGTACCGACATCCTGCTGGGCGGCAACTGGGAGGTCGAAGTGGCCTCGCTCGAAAATCCGACCCCCGAGCAGATCGCCCAGATCAAGGCCGACTGGCAGAAGCGTCACCAGCAGGTTCTCGAGTCCGGTGGCCTGCACGTGATCGCCTCCGAGCGTCACGAGTCGCGCCGTATCGACAACCAGCTGCGGGGTCGTGCCGGTCGTCAGGGCGACACCGGTTCGAGCCGCTTCTACCTGTCGCTCGAAGACAGCCTGATGCGTATCTTCGCCTCCGACCGCGTGAAGAACTTCATGAAGGCACTGGGCATGCAGTCCGGTGAGGCCATCGAACACCGCATGGTCACCAACGCCATCGAAAAGGCGCAGCGCAAGGTCGAAGGCCGCAACTTCGATATCCGCAAGCAACTGCTGGAGTTCGACGACGTCGCCAACGAGCAGCGCAAAGTGATCTATCACATGCGCAACAGCTTGCTGGCCATGGTCAACATCGGCGAAACCATTGCTGACTTCCGCCAGGAAGTGCTGAACAACACCATCGCCACCCACATTCCGCCGCAATCGCTGCCTGAGCAGTGGGACGTGGCCGGTCTCGAGGCGGCGTTGTTCACCGACTTCGGCGTCAAGCTGCCGGTTCAGCAATGGCTCGACGACGACGCCCAGCTGTATGAAGAAACCCTGCGCGAAAAACTCTTGGCCGAGCTGCTGCTGGCCTACAACGAGAAAGAAGAGCAGGCCAGTGCTGACGCGCTGCGCACCTTCGAGAAGCAGATCCTGCTGCGCGTCCTTGACGACCTGTGGAAAGACCACCTGTCGACCATGGACCACCTGCGTCACGGTATCCACTTGCGCGGCTACGCTCAGAAGAACCCGAAGCAGGAATACAAGCGCGAGTCGTTCACCCTGTTCCAGGAACTGCTGGACTCGATCAAGCGCGACACCATCCGCGTGTTGTCGCACGTTCAGGTGCGTCGCGAAGACCCGATCGAGGAAGAAGCCCGCCTGCGTCAAGAGGCCGAAAACCTGGCCTCTCGGATGCAGTTCCAGCACGCCGAAGCGCCTGGCCTGGATCAGCCTGAAACGCTGGCACTGGAAGAGCCGGTGGACGTTGCCCTGGCAGTTTCCGAGCCGGTGCGCAACGACCAGAAGCTCGGCCGCAACGAGCTGTGCTGGTGTGGTTCGGGCAAGAAATTCAAGCACTGTCACGGCAAGATTGACTGA
- a CDS encoding Nudix family hydrolase has translation MKRIHVAAAVIRGADGKILIARRAETQHQGGLWEFPGGKVKDGEDVQHALKRELAEELGIQVTQARPLIKVSHDYVDKHVLLDVWEVSAFTGEPHGAEGQPLVWVTSRELLHYDFPEANRPIVAAASLPSQYLITPGELDTPVLLRGLQKAIAGGIRLVQLRAPNGYDPQYRDLAVDAAGLCAGKAQLMLKGPLEWLGDFPSAGWHLTSAQLRKYASKGRPFPKERWLAASCHDAEEVALARQMDVDFITLSPVQPTQTHPDAQPLGWDRAGELIVGFNRPVFLLGGVGPSDASRAHELGAQGVAGIRAFWPD, from the coding sequence GTGAAACGCATCCACGTAGCCGCCGCCGTGATACGCGGTGCCGACGGCAAGATTCTGATCGCTCGACGGGCCGAGACCCAGCATCAAGGCGGCCTATGGGAATTTCCCGGTGGCAAGGTCAAGGACGGCGAAGATGTTCAGCACGCCCTCAAGCGCGAGCTGGCCGAGGAGTTGGGTATCCAGGTCACGCAAGCCCGGCCGCTGATCAAGGTCAGCCATGATTATGTCGACAAACACGTCTTGCTCGACGTCTGGGAGGTGTCGGCCTTCACCGGCGAGCCCCATGGCGCCGAGGGCCAGCCGCTGGTCTGGGTGACGTCCAGGGAGCTGCTGCACTACGACTTCCCTGAGGCCAATCGGCCGATCGTCGCGGCGGCCAGCTTGCCTAGCCAGTATCTGATCACCCCTGGCGAGCTGGACACGCCGGTGCTGCTGCGCGGCTTGCAAAAGGCTATCGCTGGCGGCATCAGGCTGGTGCAACTGAGGGCGCCCAATGGCTACGATCCGCAGTACCGCGATCTGGCGGTGGACGCTGCCGGTTTGTGTGCGGGCAAGGCGCAGTTGATGCTCAAGGGGCCGTTGGAATGGCTGGGGGATTTCCCTTCGGCTGGCTGGCACCTGACCTCAGCGCAGCTGCGCAAGTATGCGAGCAAGGGCCGGCCGTTTCCGAAGGAGCGGTGGCTGGCGGCGTCTTGCCATGATGCCGAGGAGGTCGCGCTGGCGCGGCAGATGGATGTGGATTTCATCACGTTGTCGCCGGTGCAGCCGACCCAGACTCACCCTGATGCGCAGCCCTTGGGCTGGGATCGGGCAGGGGAGTTGATCGTTGGCTTCAATCGTCCTGTGTTTTTATTAGGTGGGGTGGGGCCTTCGGACGCTTCCAGAGCGCATGAGCTGGGTGCTCAAGGTGTCGCCGGCATCCGCGCCTTCTGGCCTGATTGA
- the lpxC gene encoding UDP-3-O-acyl-N-acetylglucosamine deacetylase, which produces MIKQRTLKNIIRATGVGLHSGEKVYLTLKPAPVDTGIVFVRADLDPIVQIPARAENVGETTMSTTLVNGDTKVDTVEHLLSAMAGLGIDNAYVELSASEVPIMDGSAGPFVFLIQSAGLEEQDAAKKFIRILREVTVEDGDKRATFVPFEGFKVSFEIDFDHPVFRDRTQIASVDFSSTSFVKEVSRARTFGFMSDLEYLRKHNLALGGSVENAIVVDKDGVLNEDGLRYEDEFVKHKILDAIGDLYLLGNSLIGEFQGFKSGHALNNQLLRKLIAQKDAWEVVTFEDASTAPISYMRPVAAV; this is translated from the coding sequence ATGATTAAACAACGCACCCTGAAGAATATTATCCGTGCCACTGGGGTAGGCCTGCACTCTGGGGAGAAGGTATACCTGACCCTCAAGCCTGCACCGGTGGATACCGGCATCGTCTTCGTTCGCGCCGACCTGGACCCGATCGTCCAGATTCCCGCTCGCGCGGAAAACGTCGGCGAGACAACGATGTCGACCACTCTGGTCAACGGCGATACCAAGGTAGACACGGTGGAGCATCTGCTCTCGGCCATGGCTGGCCTGGGCATCGATAACGCCTACGTCGAGCTCTCCGCGTCCGAAGTCCCGATCATGGATGGTAGCGCTGGACCCTTCGTATTCCTGATTCAATCGGCCGGCCTGGAAGAGCAGGACGCCGCCAAGAAATTCATCCGCATCCTGCGCGAAGTGACAGTGGAAGACGGCGACAAGCGCGCCACTTTCGTCCCTTTCGAAGGCTTCAAGGTGAGTTTCGAGATCGATTTCGATCACCCTGTGTTCCGTGACCGCACCCAGATTGCCAGCGTGGATTTTTCCAGCACTTCGTTCGTGAAAGAAGTCAGCCGCGCGCGCACTTTCGGTTTCATGAGTGACCTCGAGTACCTGCGCAAGCACAACCTCGCACTCGGTGGTAGCGTCGAAAACGCTATCGTGGTCGACAAGGACGGCGTGCTCAACGAAGACGGCCTGCGGTATGAGGACGAGTTCGTCAAGCACAAGATCCTCGACGCCATTGGTGACCTCTACCTGCTGGGCAACAGCCTGATCGGTGAGTTCCAGGGCTTCAAGTCGGGCCATGCACTGAACAACCAGCTTCTGCGCAAGCTCATTGCACAGAAAGATGCCTGGGAAGTGGTGACTTTCGAAGATGCCAGTACGGCACCGATCTCTTACATGCGTCCTGTCGCGGCCGTGTAA
- a CDS encoding cob(I)yrinic acid a,c-diamide adenosyltransferase, which produces MGFRLSKIYTRTGDTGETGLGDGRRVPKDHPRVEAIGEVDTLNSQLGLLLAGLAQESELHEVLAVLTPCQHRLFDLGGELAMPAYQALNQLEVERLEKAIDLWNEELGPLENFILPGGSRLIAQAHVCRSLARTAERRCQQLNAIEPLEGVALAYINRLSDLLFVAARIIARRQGVKEILWQAAAKP; this is translated from the coding sequence ATGGGCTTTCGCCTGTCGAAAATTTACACCCGCACTGGCGACACGGGCGAAACCGGTTTGGGCGACGGACGTCGCGTGCCCAAGGACCACCCCCGCGTCGAGGCGATTGGTGAAGTCGACACCCTCAACAGCCAACTCGGCTTGCTGCTCGCCGGGCTGGCACAGGAGTCGGAGTTGCACGAAGTACTCGCCGTGCTCACCCCCTGCCAACACCGCTTGTTCGACCTCGGCGGCGAACTAGCGATGCCGGCCTATCAGGCGCTGAATCAGCTGGAAGTCGAGCGCCTGGAAAAGGCAATCGATCTATGGAACGAGGAGTTGGGGCCCTTGGAGAATTTCATTCTGCCGGGCGGCTCGAGGCTCATTGCCCAGGCCCACGTCTGCCGCAGCCTGGCCCGCACAGCAGAGCGTCGTTGCCAGCAACTGAACGCCATAGAACCGCTGGAAGGCGTCGCCTTGGCCTACATCAATCGCCTATCGGATCTGCTGTTCGTTGCCGCAAGGATCATCGCCCGGCGCCAAGGCGTAAAGGAAATCCTCTGGCAGGCCGCGGCGAAACCTTGA
- the argJ gene encoding bifunctional glutamate N-acetyltransferase/amino-acid acetyltransferase ArgJ has translation MAVGLGPLPTLHPVPGFELGISSAGIKRPGRKDVVVMRCAEGSSVAGVFTLNAFCAAPVILSKQRVGGPVRYLLTNTGNANAGTGKPGLLAAERTTAKLAELTGVDASAVLPFSTGVIGEPLPVEKIEGALQAALDDLSVDNWAAAATGIMTTDTLPKGASRQFQHDGVTVTVTGISKGAGMIRPNMATMLGYIATDAKVAPAVLQDLMRDGANKSFNRITIDGDTSTNDCCMLIATGQAALPEITAASGELFTKLKQAVFEVCMEVAQAIVRDGEGATKFVTVEVNGGGNHQECLDVGYTVAHSPLIKTALFASDPNWGRILAAVGRAGVPDLDVSLIDVYLGEVNIASQGARAVTYTEEQGSAVMAREEITIRIELGRGDCSETIWTTDLSHEYVKINAEYRT, from the coding sequence ATGGCTGTCGGTCTTGGTCCTTTGCCTACGCTGCACCCGGTTCCCGGTTTTGAACTCGGCATCTCCAGTGCCGGCATCAAGCGCCCAGGGCGCAAGGATGTCGTGGTCATGCGCTGCGCCGAAGGCTCCAGCGTCGCCGGCGTGTTCACCCTCAACGCGTTCTGCGCCGCGCCTGTGATCCTGTCCAAGCAGCGCGTCGGCGGCCCCGTGCGTTATCTGCTGACCAACACTGGCAACGCTAACGCCGGTACCGGCAAGCCGGGCCTGCTGGCCGCCGAGCGCACCACTGCCAAACTGGCCGAGCTGACCGGTGTCGACGCCAGCGCCGTGCTGCCGTTCTCGACCGGTGTGATCGGCGAGCCGCTGCCGGTCGAGAAGATCGAAGGCGCACTGCAAGCTGCGCTGGACGACCTGTCTGTGGATAACTGGGCGGCGGCTGCCACTGGCATCATGACCACCGACACCTTGCCTAAAGGCGCCAGCCGGCAGTTTCAGCACGATGGCGTGACCGTCACCGTGACCGGTATCAGCAAGGGCGCGGGGATGATTCGGCCGAACATGGCAACCATGCTGGGCTACATCGCCACCGACGCCAAGGTGGCGCCGGCAGTGCTGCAAGACCTGATGCGCGACGGTGCCAACAAGTCGTTCAACCGCATTACCATCGACGGCGATACGTCCACCAACGACTGCTGCATGCTGATCGCGACCGGTCAGGCGGCGCTGCCGGAAATCACGGCGGCCAGCGGCGAACTGTTCACCAAGCTAAAGCAGGCGGTGTTCGAGGTGTGCATGGAAGTGGCCCAGGCCATCGTCCGTGACGGTGAAGGGGCAACCAAGTTCGTGACGGTCGAGGTCAACGGCGGTGGCAATCATCAGGAGTGCCTGGACGTCGGTTATACCGTGGCTCACTCGCCGCTGATCAAGACCGCGTTGTTCGCGTCGGACCCTAACTGGGGCCGGATTCTGGCGGCAGTCGGGCGTGCTGGCGTGCCGGACTTGGATGTCAGCCTGATCGACGTCTACCTGGGCGAGGTCAATATCGCCAGCCAGGGCGCTCGTGCGGTGACCTACACCGAAGAGCAGGGCTCGGCGGTGATGGCGCGTGAAGAGATCACTATCCGTATCGAACTGGGCCGTGGCGACTGCAGCGAAACCATCTGGACCACTGACCTGTCCCACGAGTACGTGAAGATCAACGCCGAATACCGCACTTAA
- a CDS encoding ATP-binding protein — translation MPLRQRLENLPVGQKLLAALLALLITVLLVANLTFISAAYWISQESMAPQALQTIGRLVSNPDLARQALESKDRANDLLQELDSYTPLRAAALYDGDGNLMGQLQHGHHLDLPAHFRHMQDWRLSEFRSNQLIELPRAGKASGHLLLVATSELPMAFYTGTLTASLGILVFSVLLWMIIARQIKRLITQPIYQLEELSRQVTREENYALRARPGNHDEIGSLAEAFNTMLSRIEAREQQLKRARDDSDAAYSQAQGLAEETRHTNRKLELEVQVRSKIEKKLTGFQNYLNSIIDSMPSALIALDEQLYVTQWNQEASALSGTPLDEALNQPIFLAFEPLKPFLPQLKTTVEQHVVAKIDRVTWTRDDTAKHYALTFYPLVGGAGRGVVIRIDDITQRLSLEEMMVQSEKMLSVGGLAAGMAHEINNPLGAILHNVQNIRRRLSADLPKNLEYAEQAGIDLETVNRYLISREVPQLLDGIAQAGGRAAKIVTHMLSFSRRSTRQMAPCDLPALIDQAVDIAGNDFDLTIGFDFKGQNIVRQFDARLGPVPGTANELEQVLLNLLKNAAQAIHQREPGGEPGRITLRTRLNPPWAEIQVEDNGVGMTENVRKRTFEPFFTTKEIGQGTGLGLSVSYFIITNNHKGQMEVQSTQGVGTCFTLRLPLENTPPAIQQTEL, via the coding sequence ATGCCACTGCGCCAGCGCCTTGAAAACCTGCCCGTCGGCCAGAAACTCCTGGCCGCCCTCCTGGCACTGCTGATTACCGTGTTGCTGGTCGCCAACCTGACGTTCATCAGCGCTGCGTACTGGATCTCCCAGGAAAGCATGGCGCCCCAAGCCTTGCAGACCATCGGCCGACTGGTTTCCAACCCCGACCTGGCGCGCCAGGCGCTGGAGTCCAAGGACCGCGCCAACGACCTGCTGCAGGAGCTCGACAGCTACACGCCCTTGCGCGCGGCGGCGCTGTACGACGGCGACGGCAACCTGATGGGCCAGCTTCAGCACGGTCACCACCTCGATCTGCCAGCGCATTTTCGCCACATGCAGGACTGGCGCCTGAGCGAGTTCCGCAGCAACCAGCTGATCGAGCTGCCACGGGCTGGCAAAGCATCCGGCCACCTGCTGCTGGTGGCCACCAGTGAATTGCCGATGGCGTTCTACACCGGCACCCTCACCGCCAGCCTCGGCATTCTGGTCTTCAGCGTGCTGCTGTGGATGATCATCGCGCGGCAGATCAAGCGGCTGATCACGCAACCCATCTATCAACTCGAAGAACTCTCGCGCCAGGTCACTCGCGAAGAGAACTACGCCCTGCGCGCCCGCCCCGGCAATCATGACGAGATCGGCAGCCTGGCAGAAGCCTTCAATACCATGCTGTCGCGCATCGAGGCCCGCGAGCAGCAGCTCAAGCGCGCCCGTGACGACTCCGATGCCGCCTACTCCCAGGCCCAGGGCCTGGCCGAGGAAACCCGCCACACCAATCGCAAGCTCGAACTCGAAGTGCAGGTGCGCAGCAAGATCGAGAAAAAACTCACCGGCTTCCAGAACTACCTCAACAGCATCATCGACTCCATGCCCTCGGCGCTCATCGCCCTCGACGAACAGCTGTACGTGACGCAGTGGAATCAGGAGGCCAGCGCGCTCTCGGGCACGCCGCTGGATGAAGCCCTGAATCAGCCGATCTTCCTCGCATTCGAGCCGCTCAAGCCGTTCTTGCCGCAGCTCAAGACCACCGTAGAGCAACACGTGGTCGCCAAGATCGACCGCGTCACCTGGACCCGCGACGACACCGCCAAGCACTACGCCCTGACCTTCTACCCACTGGTCGGCGGCGCGGGACGTGGCGTGGTGATCCGCATCGATGACATCACTCAGCGCCTGTCACTGGAAGAAATGATGGTGCAGTCGGAAAAAATGCTCTCGGTCGGCGGCCTGGCAGCGGGCATGGCCCACGAGATCAACAATCCTCTGGGCGCGATCCTGCACAACGTGCAGAACATTCGCCGGCGTCTGTCGGCGGACTTGCCGAAGAACCTCGAATACGCCGAGCAGGCGGGCATCGATCTGGAGACAGTCAACCGCTACCTGATCAGCCGCGAGGTCCCGCAACTGCTCGACGGCATCGCCCAGGCCGGCGGCCGAGCGGCGAAGATCGTCACCCACATGCTCAGCTTCAGCCGCCGCAGCACCCGCCAGATGGCGCCGTGCGACCTGCCGGCACTCATCGACCAGGCCGTGGACATCGCCGGCAACGACTTCGACCTGACCATCGGCTTCGACTTCAAGGGCCAGAACATCGTGCGTCAGTTCGACGCCCGCCTGGGGCCGGTACCCGGCACCGCCAACGAACTCGAACAAGTACTGCTCAACCTGCTGAAAAACGCCGCCCAGGCGATCCACCAGCGCGAACCCGGCGGCGAGCCAGGGCGTATCACCCTGCGCACCCGGCTGAACCCGCCCTGGGCGGAAATTCAGGTCGAGGACAATGGCGTCGGCATGACGGAAAACGTGCGCAAACGCACCTTCGAACCGTTCTTCACCACCAAGGAAATCGGCCAAGGCACGGGCCTCGGGCTGTCGGTCTCGTATTTCATCATCACCAACAACCACAAGGGCCAGATGGAGGTGCAGTCGACACAAGGCGTCGGCACCTGCTTCACCTTGCGCCTGCCGCTGGAGAACACTCCCCCGGCCATTCAACAAACGGAGCTTTGA